One Roseimaritima multifibrata DNA window includes the following coding sequences:
- the ssb gene encoding single-stranded DNA-binding protein has protein sequence MASYNRVVLVGNITRDIELRHTPGGTAVTDIGMAINDRRKGQNGEWVEEVTFVDVTLWGRTAEVAGEYLGKGAPILVEGRLKLDTWEVEGQKKSKLRVVCERMQMLGGRSGGGSGSGGGGYEEQSSAPRSNPPANSPASQSSNGGSGYGETDIPF, from the coding sequence ATGGCCAGTTACAACCGAGTTGTATTGGTAGGGAATATTACCCGCGATATCGAACTTCGGCACACGCCCGGTGGGACCGCTGTGACCGATATCGGTATGGCCATTAATGACCGCCGTAAAGGGCAGAATGGAGAGTGGGTCGAAGAAGTTACGTTTGTGGACGTTACCCTCTGGGGACGGACCGCGGAGGTCGCCGGTGAATACCTCGGCAAAGGTGCCCCTATCCTTGTGGAAGGTCGTCTGAAACTGGATACCTGGGAAGTCGAAGGGCAGAAGAAATCAAAGCTACGGGTCGTCTGTGAACGGATGCAGATGCTCGGTGGACGCAGTGGTGGCGGAAGTGGAAGTGGCGGAGGTGGCTATGAAGAACAATCAAGTGCCCCACGCTCAAACCCTCCCGCTAATTCGCCTGCTTCCCAATCCAGTAACGGTGGGTCAGGCTACGGAGAAACGGATATCCCGTTTTAG
- the rplI gene encoding 50S ribosomal protein L9, giving the protein MSKTKTRRSRNSIFNHLPRGENGGVQLLLIHNVEHLGKQGDIVEVKPGHANNFLLPQGLATVATEHHMRMVEKHREKLRQLELEKLVEYRSRAAEISRQSITIEANANDEGLLYGSVGPQDIADALKEVGITIPQDQVRLQGPLKELGLYTVSIHLHSEVDAELKVWVVPTVGAEEEAARI; this is encoded by the coding sequence ATGTCCAAAACCAAAACTCGCCGCAGTAGAAACTCCATCTTTAATCACCTCCCACGCGGCGAAAATGGCGGAGTCCAGTTGCTGTTGATTCACAATGTTGAGCACCTTGGAAAGCAGGGCGATATTGTTGAAGTCAAACCAGGGCACGCCAATAACTTTTTGCTTCCACAAGGCTTGGCGACCGTCGCTACCGAACATCACATGCGGATGGTCGAAAAGCATCGTGAAAAATTGCGTCAGTTGGAACTGGAGAAATTGGTCGAGTACCGCTCCCGTGCAGCTGAAATCAGTCGCCAGTCGATCACCATCGAAGCGAATGCAAACGACGAAGGCCTGCTTTACGGTAGCGTCGGACCTCAAGATATCGCCGATGCCCTCAAGGAAGTTGGAATCACCATTCCTCAGGATCAGGTTCGCCTGCAAGGTCCTTTGAAGGAACTTGGTTTGTACACCGTTTCAATTCACCTTCACTCCGAAGTCGATGCAGAATTGAAAGTCTGGGTCGTTCCAACCGTTGGTGCCGAAGAAGAAGCTGCACGAATTTAG
- a CDS encoding DUF1573 domain-containing protein: MNIKPIQHLTVTSLVFAGSVLIASAGTAADWASGLFPTKTHEFGSVAVASDTSFRFPIVNQTQQDIHISTVRASCGCTTPTLESNWIRAGETGGLLATFNTGTFRGKKGATLTVVIDKPAYAEVRLRVDGYIRQDIVFNPGSIDFGKVRQGNESEKKASIAYAGRSDWRIVDIEGESQYLKANVEQANRGGQRVNYNLTVTLTPEAPVGYVQQNLVLVTNDQSMPRVPIKVEGQIEAGLTISPSAIAIGAVKPGETVDQRLVVRGATPFLIDTITCEGWEVEFDAPEKAKTTHLLSVRLTATNQAGEFRGPIVITTAGDSQMTARALVTAEVQDK; this comes from the coding sequence ATGAATATCAAGCCCATCCAACACCTCACTGTCACTTCGCTTGTCTTTGCGGGCAGCGTTCTGATTGCCTCTGCGGGCACAGCGGCCGACTGGGCAAGTGGTCTTTTTCCTACCAAGACACATGAATTCGGTTCAGTAGCGGTCGCGTCGGACACCAGCTTCCGCTTTCCGATCGTCAATCAGACTCAACAAGACATCCATATTTCCACGGTCCGAGCAAGTTGCGGGTGCACGACCCCGACGCTCGAAAGCAACTGGATCCGAGCCGGCGAGACTGGCGGACTTTTGGCAACGTTCAATACAGGAACGTTTCGCGGTAAAAAGGGTGCAACCCTGACCGTGGTCATCGACAAACCGGCCTACGCCGAAGTTCGTTTACGAGTCGATGGCTACATTCGCCAAGACATCGTATTCAACCCTGGTTCAATCGATTTCGGAAAAGTACGGCAAGGAAACGAGAGCGAAAAGAAAGCATCGATCGCATACGCAGGCCGATCGGACTGGCGAATTGTCGACATCGAAGGCGAATCCCAGTACCTGAAAGCGAACGTCGAACAGGCGAACCGAGGTGGACAGCGGGTCAACTACAACCTCACCGTCACTTTGACTCCGGAAGCACCGGTTGGCTACGTCCAGCAGAACCTGGTCTTGGTCACCAACGACCAGTCGATGCCTCGCGTCCCGATCAAAGTGGAAGGGCAAATTGAAGCAGGCCTGACGATCTCTCCTTCAGCGATCGCTATCGGAGCAGTCAAACCGGGCGAAACGGTCGACCAACGGCTTGTCGTTCGCGGTGCAACACCTTTCCTGATCGACACGATCACCTGCGAAGGCTGGGAAGTTGAATTCGACGCTCCCGAAAAAGCAAAAACGACTCACCTCCTGAGCGTCCGATTGACCGCCACCAACCAGGCAGGTGAATTCCGCGGCCCGATCGTCATCACCACCGCCGGAGACAGTCAAATGACTGCCCGAGCTCTGGTAACCGCCGAGGTCCAGGACAAGTAG
- the hemP gene encoding hemin uptake protein HemP, with translation MPNQPQDRPIQDEVAQKETAAAPESPLLPKIVRFNDLARCGDEVWIEHDGQLYRLRRTRLGKLILTK, from the coding sequence ATGCCGAACCAACCTCAAGACCGACCAATTCAAGACGAAGTGGCTCAAAAAGAGACGGCCGCCGCCCCTGAATCGCCCCTCCTGCCCAAGATCGTGCGATTTAACGACCTCGCTCGATGCGGGGATGAAGTCTGGATTGAGCACGATGGGCAACTCTATCGTTTACGAAGAACCCGCCTGGGCAAATTGATCCTAACCAAATAG
- a CDS encoding Kelch repeat-containing protein, with translation MKKLTRTFLLWIASGVGLAFAASTAEAHFPWLDKAADGKVVLFFGEDLTDRTYHLPESLQAFPLQHHQDGQVTDLNLVAVDTDAMVGLQSADQAAAGGLVYGEKVYGDFRGSTLVYYVQHFLGADPQAWSKLSAEGEGLQVSLAPADSGLAATVLWHGKPLSDVDVKLFCADGHEEASKTTNAKGMVAFTKGDLESGLNALMVGLTEPASETPKRAASMNYLTATFYWEAESAAGAAEKADGTKKVGSMKKKADPPIADSGVAVVASGLPEMPAELTSFGAAIAGRTLFLYGGHTGSAHSYSTAEQSNQLWSLNLDKPAAWEAVSTDERLQGLALVPAGANSLLRVGGFTALNAEGEEHRLQSQDEVKRYDAEKNEWTVLPSLPEPRSSTAAAVIGNEVYVVGGWQLSEGKPNWLKTAWKLDFAAAEPKWTAIAAPGFQRRAIAVAAHQGQIYVIGGMTNEDGPSTATNVYDPQSNTWSEGPSLVGDSMTGFGCAAYAVGGRLYVSTVSGNVQRLSADGKKWEIVAEYDPGRFFHAMLPDSGNSLLMIGGANMSVGKFTELDRVTVADSE, from the coding sequence ATGAAGAAGTTGACGCGTACGTTTTTACTTTGGATCGCCTCCGGCGTTGGTTTGGCCTTCGCCGCATCAACCGCTGAAGCCCACTTTCCCTGGTTGGATAAAGCCGCCGACGGAAAGGTGGTCCTCTTTTTTGGCGAAGACCTGACCGATCGGACTTACCATTTGCCTGAATCCTTGCAAGCCTTTCCGCTTCAGCACCATCAGGATGGGCAGGTGACTGATCTGAACCTGGTGGCTGTCGATACGGATGCAATGGTTGGTTTGCAAAGTGCTGACCAGGCGGCCGCGGGCGGATTGGTTTACGGTGAAAAGGTCTATGGAGATTTTCGAGGATCGACGCTGGTTTATTACGTCCAGCATTTCCTCGGCGCGGACCCGCAGGCTTGGAGCAAATTGTCTGCCGAAGGAGAAGGCTTGCAGGTGTCGTTGGCACCGGCCGACTCCGGTTTGGCGGCAACCGTGTTGTGGCATGGGAAGCCATTGTCGGATGTCGACGTCAAGCTGTTTTGTGCAGACGGGCATGAGGAGGCAAGTAAAACGACAAACGCTAAGGGAATGGTCGCGTTTACGAAGGGCGACCTGGAGAGTGGTCTGAACGCGTTGATGGTAGGATTGACGGAACCGGCTTCCGAAACACCGAAACGTGCAGCTTCGATGAATTATCTGACCGCTACGTTTTACTGGGAAGCTGAATCCGCAGCCGGAGCTGCGGAGAAAGCGGATGGGACAAAAAAAGTGGGTTCGATGAAAAAGAAAGCGGATCCGCCGATTGCCGACAGCGGGGTTGCCGTGGTCGCGTCGGGATTGCCCGAGATGCCTGCTGAGCTGACCAGTTTTGGAGCGGCGATCGCGGGGCGTACGCTTTTTCTGTATGGCGGGCACACCGGCAGCGCGCATTCGTATTCGACCGCCGAGCAATCGAACCAGCTGTGGAGTTTGAATCTGGACAAACCGGCCGCATGGGAAGCGGTTTCGACTGACGAACGTTTACAGGGACTGGCCTTGGTTCCTGCCGGTGCCAACAGTCTGCTGCGTGTCGGTGGATTCACCGCGTTGAACGCTGAAGGTGAAGAGCATCGGCTTCAGTCGCAGGATGAAGTCAAACGCTATGACGCCGAGAAAAACGAATGGACCGTGCTGCCAAGTCTGCCAGAGCCCCGTTCGTCGACGGCGGCCGCGGTGATTGGGAATGAAGTCTATGTGGTTGGGGGGTGGCAGCTATCGGAAGGTAAACCGAATTGGCTGAAGACCGCTTGGAAATTGGATTTTGCGGCGGCCGAGCCCAAATGGACCGCGATCGCGGCCCCCGGATTCCAGCGCCGCGCGATCGCCGTGGCTGCGCATCAAGGACAGATCTACGTTATCGGCGGGATGACAAACGAAGACGGCCCATCGACCGCTACCAACGTCTACGATCCGCAGTCGAACACTTGGAGTGAGGGACCATCGTTGGTGGGAGATTCGATGACCGGTTTCGGTTGTGCGGCCTACGCCGTTGGCGGGCGACTGTACGTCAGCACGGTCAGCGGAAACGTTCAGCGATTGAGTGCCGACGGCAAGAAGTGGGAAATTGTGGCCGAATACGATCCTGGTCGTTTTTTCCATGCCATGCTTCCCGACAGCGGGAACTCGCTGTTAATGATCGGTGGTGCCAACATGTCGGTCGGCAAGTTCACCGAGCTTGACCGAGTCACCGTCGCCGACAGCGAATAG
- a CDS encoding sugar phosphate isomerase/epimerase family protein, with the protein MDRRHFLRCSTAAVAATSLSSIALSSWADKPAAGEPPFKISLAEWSLHRTLRSGKLDNLDFAKTAKQEFGILAIEYVNQFFKDKANDQKYLAEMKKRAADEGVESLLIMCDGEGKLGDGDPKRRQQAVENHYKWVEAAKFLGCHSIRVNAASNGTYEEQQERAAAGLRALSEFAKPHGLNVIVENHGGLSSNGKWLSSVIETVDMDNCGTLPDFGNFTIRRGDNPEVYDRYQGVRELMPFAKAVSAKTHDFDEAGNEKSTDYEKMMDIVLEFGYHGYVGIEYEGGRLSEYEGIRKSKELLERVASRQPA; encoded by the coding sequence ATGGATCGTCGCCATTTCCTTCGATGTTCTACCGCCGCCGTCGCCGCGACCTCCCTCAGCTCCATCGCCCTTAGCAGCTGGGCCGATAAACCAGCCGCAGGCGAACCCCCTTTCAAAATCTCGCTGGCTGAATGGTCCCTGCACCGTACGCTCCGCAGCGGCAAACTGGACAATCTTGATTTCGCCAAAACGGCCAAACAAGAATTCGGCATCCTCGCGATTGAATACGTCAATCAATTCTTCAAAGACAAAGCCAACGACCAGAAGTACCTGGCTGAAATGAAAAAACGGGCGGCCGACGAAGGGGTCGAAAGCCTGCTGATCATGTGCGACGGTGAAGGCAAGCTAGGCGATGGCGATCCTAAACGCCGCCAACAAGCTGTCGAAAATCACTACAAATGGGTCGAAGCTGCCAAGTTCCTCGGTTGCCACTCGATCCGAGTGAACGCCGCTTCCAACGGGACCTACGAAGAACAACAAGAACGCGCAGCCGCAGGCCTGCGTGCACTTAGCGAATTCGCCAAACCACACGGCCTGAACGTGATCGTCGAAAATCACGGCGGCCTAAGCAGCAACGGCAAGTGGCTCTCGTCGGTGATCGAAACGGTCGACATGGACAACTGCGGAACCCTGCCCGACTTCGGCAACTTCACGATCCGCCGTGGCGATAACCCTGAAGTTTACGATCGCTACCAGGGAGTCCGTGAACTGATGCCCTTCGCAAAAGCCGTCAGCGCCAAAACGCACGACTTCGATGAAGCTGGCAACGAGAAATCGACCGACTACGAAAAGATGATGGATATCGTCCTCGAATTTGGATACCACGGTTATGTCGGTATCGAATACGAAGGAGGCCGATTGAGCGAATACGAAGGGATCCGCAAAAGCAAAGAATTGCTGGAACGTGTCGCCAGCCGACAACCTGCCTAA
- a CDS encoding RNase H family protein: MVAFRQLTETSPNLSDPEFAPAGLLAEEVVANDESQPLSEYLLVCEAIPASDTVGTWRFSLETAAGESLLDIQEKEFGDPKRLALLAMVRGLEAIEGAASVTLIATSRYVIRGLRDSLHRWRENGFMWEHFGRMIEVENADLWRRVDRALQFHQVHACLVSATKVSGYEATTDRAPAANDSLPVSRSRRPLVPPADRLRRWLLSQSGSSNHPKRRYGPADLALA, from the coding sequence GTGGTCGCATTCCGTCAGTTAACTGAAACCTCCCCAAACCTTTCCGATCCGGAGTTCGCTCCGGCAGGTCTCTTGGCCGAAGAAGTCGTCGCCAACGACGAATCGCAACCCCTTTCCGAATACTTGCTCGTATGTGAAGCAATCCCCGCGTCCGACACGGTAGGAACCTGGCGATTTTCGCTGGAAACCGCCGCTGGCGAGTCGTTGTTGGATATCCAGGAAAAGGAGTTCGGCGATCCGAAACGCTTGGCACTACTTGCCATGGTCCGAGGACTTGAAGCGATCGAAGGAGCTGCCAGCGTGACCTTGATCGCCACCAGTCGCTACGTGATCCGCGGATTACGCGATTCCCTCCATCGGTGGCGAGAGAACGGTTTCATGTGGGAGCACTTTGGTCGCATGATCGAAGTGGAAAATGCCGACCTGTGGCGCCGCGTCGACCGTGCGCTTCAGTTCCATCAGGTACACGCCTGCTTGGTGTCGGCAACGAAGGTTTCAGGCTACGAAGCGACCACGGATCGGGCCCCTGCGGCAAACGATTCCCTCCCCGTTAGCCGATCGCGAAGGCCCCTTGTCCCTCCGGCGGACCGTTTACGGCGTTGGTTGCTTTCCCAAAGCGGAAGCAGCAACCATCCGAAACGCCGCTACGGACCGGCTGATTTGGCTTTGGCGTAG